In one Diabrotica virgifera virgifera chromosome 7, PGI_DIABVI_V3a genomic region, the following are encoded:
- the LOC114331395 gene encoding uncharacterized protein LOC114331395 yields MRGPYKGVDARIVEESSTAMYIHCNVLILNLYIVSCCSIITSIRNTFLALQSIYHFIGRPRKRHSIFEKIQASLKGFAGGTMTLKSLSDTRWACRVEAVRSLLDNFEATISTIQEIENTDPDTGGQASPLLKSMEDFNFVFNLLLLKQVLLQCDLLSKTLQSVSLTFDLLKSVKNSTIEIIQSYRTDQYFDKLFDYCSKITEKCGFRPAKLPRRGKIPAKLVGGSKAPFEAVKEHLKATVFSPLLDTLEQEIENRLQDNNLDVLNHLSQLLGRHEVVEESIKFVSKYYSLDEELLFCEMKIFHNMKE; encoded by the coding sequence ATGAGAGGTCCTTACAAGGGAGTTGACGCGAGAATTGTCGAAGAGAGTTCAACAGCAATGTACATTCATTGTAACGTTCTTATTTTGAATTTATACATAGTCAGCTGTTGTTCGATCATAACCTCCATAAGGAACACATTTTTGGCACTTCAAAGTATTTACCACTTTATTGGAAGGCCAAGAAAGCGTCACTCTATTTTCGAAAAAATTCAAGCCAGCTTAAAAGGTTTTGCTGGAGGGACAATGACTTTAAAGTCGTTAAGTGACACGAGATGGGCCTGCCGAGTCGAAGCTGTACGTTCCTTGCTGGACAACTTCGAAGCTACAATTTCGACTATACAAGAAATCGAAAACACTGACCCAGATACTGGTGGTCAAGCCAGCCCTTTGCTAAAAAGCATGGAAGACTTCAACTTCGTCTTTAATCTTCTTCTCTTGAAACAGGTCTTATTGCAATGTGACTTACTGTCAAAAACACTACAATCAGTCAGCCTGACTTTTGACCTTCTGAAATCAGTCAAGAACAGCACAATTGAGATAATACAAAGTTATAGGACAGACCAATACTTCGACAAGCTGTTTGATTACTGCtctaaaattactgaaaaatgtGGGTTTCGTCCAGCGAAGCTCCCAAGGAGAGGAAAAATCCCAGCTAAACTTGTCGGAGGCTCTAAAGCTCCATTTGAAGCGGTTAAAGAACACCTTAAAGCTACCGTTTTTTCCCCACTCCTTGACACTTTGGAACAGGAGATTGAAAATAGGCTACAGGACAACAATTTGGATGTACTCAACCACCTAAGCCAATTGTTGGGAAGACATGAAGTAGTGGAGGAAAGCATCAAGTTTGTTTCAAAATACTACTCTTTGGATGAGGAGTTACTTTTctgcgaaatgaaaatttttcataatatgaaagAATAA